Part of the Octopus sinensis linkage group LG10, ASM634580v1, whole genome shotgun sequence genome is shown below.
gaaataaatgaaatacttatacgCACCCATAGAAAGAAGCAGAAGCAAAAGTCATGTGTACACATAAGTACCCcagttatatctttatatataaaagaaaggttgtgtgtctgtctactccgatttagattcctaactactcccacattgtGCGGTGCaatgtaaccaaaagcgggtatcttatagtcgtgattcatatcgagcccttctgggtattagtgcgcgtctacgatgagtctacgattttaaaaatatttaccatcagttttttttccattttaatgcattttttcgctattatgttaaggagtaactctctaaaaaatgtctacgatgattcaacgattaaaaaaaaaaaattaccataatttttttttttcatttttaatgcattcttttgctattttttggctataactctctaaaaatgcttatatagttatttcccttacaaacccgagcaacgccgggtggcgatactgctagtctaaatataaaatcctttaactagcctcagcacacgtgtgaaCTATTCCAAACCacagcttatagtggttaccagtccctaaGAGAATGATGATAAATCTACTATTAATATaggatgttcgtgtgtttacgtctccgtaacttagcggttcggcagaagagttAGATAGGATAggcactaagcttacaaagaataagtccagggttcgattttttcgactaaaaggcggtgctctagcaaggCGTCAgttaaataacagaaacaataaaagaacaaatgatatatgtatatatatgtgtgtatatatatatatgtatattatatatatatatatatatatatatatatatatatagctatatatatatatctatatatatatatatatataatatctatatacatatatatatacataatatatactatatacatacgaGCACAcaagatcgataatgaagagatcgaagtgattgatgatttcatttttcttggctccaaaataaatcgagatggtgactggactccagaaataagacggcggatagtactaggcagagaggcaatggtcagcattagcagggtctggaagagtagagacatcagacacgctaccaaatgcagattggtgaatgcaattgtcttcccaatagcaacatatggatgcgagacctgtacattaaagaaagctgaccagaagagaattaatgcattcgagctttagtgttggagaagacttttacggattccatggacagcgaggctcaccaatggagaagttcttaagcagataaggcagaaactgtcgctagaagctaggatcaccaagcatagattggcatatttcggtcatgttatgcggagaaaatccctggagaaggacatcatgctcggaatggtcagtggcaggagaggaagaggccgaccaagaacccgctggcttgacaccatcaagagtgataccggaatggacatagccaatctgaaagaagcggcccaggatagaactgacttgaggacactgatccaacgagtgaccgagagtcgacttcgactgagcggatagatagatagatatatacttacattcatatatatatatatatatatatttatatatatatatataatatatatatatatatatatatatatatatgtttatatatatgtatatacatacatacatacatacatacatacatacatacatacatacatacattcatacatacatacatacatacatacatacatacatacatacatacatacatataaatatatatatatatatatacagagagagagagagaggacagaactTCCATACATTTGCCGTCTACCAGTTTAACTCACATATGTCGTGCAGAAGTTGCCTAAATTGCTGCGTTGTGAGACTGATctagaaaccacgtggttgcaaaagaAGCCACGCCTATGCCTTTATAAAGAGCTATGGGAACGAGCACTAAAAACGTGTTGGTCCTCATAGCTCTTTTGAAGCCTACAGGATTTGTGTTACAGAAATGATTGCGACGcgtttatatattaaatacatggcATTGTACTGGCTTTGAGTGCATTTACCCACAAAAATGTACTTATAGAGAGCTGCTTTCCTTATATGGATAGACTGACCGAAATGTTGTCAGCTAACACGTATTAGATACTAAACGCAGGTATTTTCAGGTAAACATAAGTATTGGTGGGTAAACATAGTCTGATTTACAGATGAGgatatgtatatgattttttcACAGTTAGACGTTGTTGAAAGATGATTTTATAAaagactagcagaattgccctgaattgcttgaaagtactgttaatgattgcactgaattatgatgattattcaggcaaatattgatataagtttacggcgaatgaatgtatttgtaagtgtatagaaagccgtgtaaaggggttcctaccCCCTCGTAAAATGGTGTAAGATAGAGATTACATCGGTAGAAAGAAAAGAGGCCTTGAGAGGTTTGTTATACGATGGTTTGTAGGATGTGTAACATTCTAGGGTTTCTTCTTAAGAAATCGGATTTTTTTACGACGTGGCTTCAGGCAGAGATTATTTTGGTACCAACGTAAGGgactgagacagagagagagagactggaagGAGGTTTTATTAGATTGTGATCTTGCACAACTTTATAATGAACATTGATTACTATAGCAGAAACGAAAGAGATCTTGACGAGGTGTCACGTAATGGTTGATCGGCAGCCTTTTAATTAAAATGTGAGACATTGTAAGTTTTCTTCTCAAGGAACTTTATTACAACATAACCTCAAACGCATGTGCTTGTCTACGGAGAATGCAGCAACTCAGATGTGAGTAGAAGGTTAGTTAGATGTCAACATTTTGAGTTTTATAATGGGTCAAAAGATCATCCTACCCATAGTATTTGAGGTTTCTTTAAGAGgaaatccagttttttttttaatattttatatttgggtTTGGTGAAACACTTGCAGTTTCCATGAAAGGCTATTGGGGATGTTTGTTGCTTTTAGAATTAGTTTTAAGATACTAATCtgtaaaatgaatattaaataagTTTTGAACATCTCTATTCGTGGAAAATGATCAAGCTACTGCACAATAGCCTAAGGATGTAGTTTATTTAGGGATTTCCGTAACTAGATAACTACAGTAAAGAAAGGAATCGATGAGATGATCAAATTCTATACATCTGAGTTGAGAGGATATGACTGGTGACTCCATAAACAAGCAGCGTTGGTTGAATCAGTATAGTATGCACAGTTTTGTTACaatgaattattttaaatactaaatgtaacacatataaaaacaaaatatgcatgaaagaagaaaatatgtgtggtgcgtatatatgtatatatatatatatatatatatatatatatatatatatatatatataatatatatatatattatgtatatgtatttatatatatatatgtatatatatatacagatagacagatagaaagatagatagatagatagatagatagatagatagatagatagatagatagatagatagatagatagatagatagatagatagatagataaaactttaAGGGAAAAGCATATTTAAGTCAAAGGAATATCAGTTTAAAAAAGTCGTATCAAAGTATACACTGTAAACGTTtgttctggtaaaaaaaaaaagaacacctgTATACAAATTTTTAAGGTAAACATTTAGTGCCTGAAGTTATTCGACCGTAATCAGTGATCACTTAGCCAAACACAATTGTAGATTTCACAAACTTTATTACTGATGTGTAAATGTTTAACaataattttccatttctttctatcATTTCAGAATCCAGGGAAAAGTTCAAAATGGAGTATTGAGTGATCTGTTAGAATCACTTTCAAAACttgagaaatgctggacataaaaGAGCAACAGGCTGGTTGTTGGTAGAATAAGAAGGATTGTTTCTTCCTATGGATGGGATAcacgatcatttttttttctatatttcaaagTATATGTAGAGATAAACGTTTAATAATTTAATGAGAACAGGAGACAAATTCAGTGACATGTTGCTGCACACAAATGTATTCCAGCCATTTTTATCAATGGAAAGTATCTGATGGTAAATCGGGTCAATAAAAGTTAACCgagaatgaaacaacaaaaccaacgacgatgacaacattATTTGTACGTTTTCAGATTATTTTTTCGTACGACGATTACCACGACAAATAAAAGTGTCTTTAAAACTCTTTCTGAAATTATCAGAGACCAGCGCATAGAGGAGAGGGTTTAAACCACTGTTTGCATAATAAAGTAAATAACATATTGGAGAAAATAGACTTCCAAGAGATTGCGTGTCTGCCCACAAGTATAAACAAGATCTGATATGATAGGGAAGAGCTAATACAGCGAATGAACCAATTATCATTACAAGAAGAATGATGACTTTTCTTCGGGCTTGGATCGCTTTCTGTGTAGTAACTCGTGGATAATTCTTTTGATGATGCTGTTCAGGGCATATCTGACTCGAAATATTGTTGTGCCTTAAAGTTTCTTTAACAAGAGTCACTCTTTGAAGGCTGTTTCTGTTACTTATGTGTCCTTTCATCGATGAACCAGCGCTATTTAGACTGTCTATTGAGTAAATATCGGTGTTACTCCCACAATCGGTTTCACCTTCGCATTCCGACATGCATTCACTTTCTAAATAGGGTTCTCTGTTTGATAAAGTTACTTTGCATTTATCTCTATCCAAAGAAATATCTTTATAACCAGAACACACAAATTCTTTATTTTGATTGTCGTACTTTCTGTCGTTCATTTCTCTGCAGGAATGAGAATAATAGTTTTGATTCTCTTTTTGGTTTGAAGAACCACTTTTTCCGCTAACACATTTTCTGTAAGTCTGAGAACTAGTATTCAAAACAAAGTTTTTAGAACTGCTGCTTTGCCAAAGTACAGCAGCAATTTTGACGTACATGAATGTAAGCACTGATAATGGAATAGTGTACCAAATGACAAGGTTAGCTAGGACATACGCATTGGTGTTGATACTGTCAGAACGTATGTAGCAATAAGTGTTGTTGCCAATAACAAATGTGTCATAGTCCACAAGTTGAGGAGAGTTATAGATAATTAAGAATAACCAGATAATTGCTTGCAAGATCTTCAGCCGTCTAAATGTGAACATCTGCTTGGCCTTCAAAGGATACAGTACAGCTATGTATCGTTCCACTGAAATTACTGTAAGAAGCAATACAGGCACCGTCAAACTCATGTAGTGAACAAAGTAGTACAATTTACACATTACctgcaaaaagaaaagaacaaaattagCACACGTATATACGCAAAtgcgtacactcacac
Proteins encoded:
- the LOC115216562 gene encoding trissin receptor-like produces the protein MENQLNSTVVIDELNNTLNGTVGYSLGTFINPFNKIHIKVTFCFLYSVIFMCCVFGNSLVLYIIVKNARMRTRTNFFLANLAVADFCVGVFCIFPNLSTYFSPVWHLGKVMCKLYYFVHYMSLTVPVLLLTVISVERYIAVLYPLKAKQMFTFRRLKILQAIIWLFLIIYNSPQLVDYDTFVIGNNTYCYIRSDSINTNAYVLANLVIWYTIPLSVLTFMYVKIAAVLWQSSSSKNFVLNTSSQTYRKCVSGKSGSSNQKENQNYYSHSCREMNDRKYDNQNKEFVCSGYKDISLDRDKCKVTLSNREPYLESECMSECEGETDCGSNTDIYSIDSLNSAGSSMKGHISNRNSLQRVTLVKETLRHNNISSQICPEQHHQKNYPRVTTQKAIQARRKVIILLVMIIGSFAVLALPYHIRSCLYLWADTQSLGSLFSPICYLLYYANSGLNPLLYALVSDNFRKSFKDTFICRGNRRTKK